In one Yarrowia lipolytica chromosome 1A, complete sequence genomic region, the following are encoded:
- a CDS encoding uncharacterized protein (Compare to YALI0A04873g, no similarity), whose protein sequence is MLALPLEIIHQIAYYVGLDNPQEILNLMRTSRYLHAALVDSREHYSGLSTHLFPLQNPHLEGRPDHLSAAKLRVETAIRKSRAFRQTMDVPTPTKTLSEHVDIVQHHDQYLPLDTNIKQLFKDSDAAPLNRWASEGLRLRWCKTVGVGERQTHVVFSLNLITGGVHVENTIPANTLLRLPHVLQKTEYFHMNPDRDFLASSRQAPVLVFDIADQRLSYQLTGRDGTPLALRRVGRGKITDLKLPRCLTDIDNLRVAQLCDRFSLVRVWRFKLEMLLLCDYEQMTCRIIKGGPTGHVTCVAVVKGLLWLTVTEEDDMSENTSIQEWYLDTKNASAMYIRNVCGDGPQKDLFSHATSDIMTGRYIKTRNRFLDTETLSVMSVKPISVFGVIAGQVHCWSFSKAWLDHQEMRIDNMINSGWSAMTDTGLGAIGATDMSVIMGPPRPREEIAAS, encoded by the coding sequence ATGCTTGCTCTGCCGCTCGAAATCATACACCAAATCGCATACTACGTGGGACTGGACAACCCCCAGGAGATTCTCAACCTGATGCGCACCAGCCGCTATCTCCACGCTGCCCTGGTTGACAGTCGCGAACACTACTCGGGGCTCTCGACACATTTGTTCCCGCTGCAAAACCCACATCTTGAGGGCCGACCAGATCATCTTTCAGCGGCCAAGCTGAGGGTTGAGACCGCAATCAGAAAATCCAGAGCCTTCAGACAGACAATGGACGTCCCCACGCCGACAAAAACACTCTCGGAACATGTGGACATTGTCCAGCATCACGACCAGTACCTGCCGttggacacaaacatcAAACAGCTGTTTAAAGACTCGGATGCCGCTCCTCTCAACAGATGGGCCTCTGAGGGCTTGAGACTCAGATGGTGCAAGACTGTGGGTGTTGGCGAACGACAAACACATGTCGTTTTCTCCCTTAATCTCATTACCGGAGGTGTCCATGTTGAAAACACAATCCCCGCAAACACACTGTTAAGACTTCCCCACGTGCTACAGAAGACGGAGTACTTCCACATGAACCCTGATCGGGACTTTCTGGCGTCCTCACGCCAAGCTCCCGTTCTGGTCTTTGATATTGCTGATCAGAGACTCAGTTACCAGCTCACGGGACGAGATGGAACCCCTCTAGCTCTCCGAAGAGTCGGTAGAGGTAAAATTACGGATCTCAAGCTGCCCAGATGCTTGACAGATATCGACAACTTGAGAGTGGCGCAATTGTGTGATCGGTTCTCGCTCGTGCGCGTTTGGAGATTCAAACTGGAAATGCTTCTGCTGTGTGACTACGAACAAATGACATGCAGAATCATCAAGGGAGGACCCACGGGCCATGTGACCTGTGTGGCTGTCGTCAAGGGACTGTTGTGGCTCACTGTGACggaggaagacgacatGAGCGAAAACACAAGCATCCAAGAGTGGTATCTCGACACAAAAAATGCCTCGGCCATGTACATTCGAAACGTGTGTGGGGACGGCCCTCAAAAGGATCTCTTTTCGCATGCCACGAGCGACATTATGACTGGAAGATATATCAAGACCCGCAACCGGTTCCTGGACACAGAAACGCTATCTGTTATGTCTGTTAAGCCCATCTCTGTGTTTGGAGTCATTGCTGGCCAAGTTCACTGTTGGTCCTTCTCCAAGGCTTGGTTGGACCATCAGGAGATGAGAATTGACAACATGATCAACAGTGGATGGTCTGCCATGACTGATACTGGTCTAGGGGCCATTGGGGCGACAGATATGAGCGTCATTATGGGTCCTCCACGCCCGCGAGAAGAAATCGCTGCCTCCTGA
- a CDS encoding uncharacterized protein (Compare to YALI0A04785g, no similarity): MTTDRLPLKQRMLKLKDIGSLSIDQCTYKNIELTVTDKQGHARVWNYSAKKFGTEFFPGGKRFFSANYSNKWWYERESNWLDFHMVQQDTKSVILVIAGHPYTLQVPDKGNVQPHLTRAPDVPAPISYGTKALQEIYKHPQLADFKIIDEDDKTHLIHTQVLIPLWPYLATVLESGMTESRDRTLKLQYPSNILDIIIGFLYGTVTNVSEELALELLIPAKVYFLQDLERAVERAITGSSLEGDRCIISWQTAKQADNQVIRDYCSCYFLEHVGHQATAYLCPDLLPEELAEFQTDLNNQRARQLLYEGQ; encoded by the coding sequence ATGACTACCGACCGACTGCCTCTCAAGCAGCGAATGCTCAAGCTGAAGGACATTGGCTCGCTATCGATAGACCAATGCACATACAAGAACATTGAGCTGACTGTCACCGACAAGCAGGGCCACGCCCGGGTGTGGAACTACTCTGCCAAGAAGTTTGGAACCGAGTTTTTTCCCGGAGGAAAGCGCTTCTTCAGTGCTAACTACTCCAACAAGTGGTGGTACGAGCGGGAGTCGAACTGGCTCGACTTCCACATGGTCCAACAAGACACCAAAAGCGTGATACTTGTCATAGCCGGGCACCCTTACACTCTCCAGGTACCAGACAAGGGCAATGTCCAACCACACCTTACACGAGCCCCAGACGTGCCTGCACCAATCAGCTACGGTACAAAGGCACTTCAAGAGATTTACAAACATCCGCAACTGGCTGATTTCAAGATCATCGACGAAGATGACAAAACACACCTCATTCATACCCAAGTCCTCATACCGCTATGGCCCTACCTGGCTACAGTGCTGGAGAGCGGCATGACGGAGTCTCGTGATCGAACCCTCAAACTCCAATACCCCTCCAACATCCTAGACATCATCATCGGCTTTCTCTATGGAACAGTAACCAACGTATCCGAAGAactggctctggagcttCTGATTCCGGCCAAGGTATACTTCCTACAAGATCTGGAACGGGCTGTGGAACGAGCTATCACAGGTTCATCTTTGGAAGGCGACAGGTGTATAATTTCCTGGCAGACCGCCAAACAAGCTGACAACCAGGTCATCCGAGATTACTGCTCATGTTACTTCCTGGAACACGTTGGACACCAAGCTACGGCCTATTTGTGTCCCGATCTTTTACCGGAGGAACTGGCAGAGTTCCAGACTGATCTCAACAACCAGAGAGCGAGACAACTTTTGTATGAGGGCCAATAG
- a CDS encoding uncharacterized protein (Compare to YALI0A04895g, similar to Saccharomyces cerevisiae NPC2 (YDL046W); ancestral locus Anc_3.143, similar to uniprot|Q12408 Saccharomyces cerevisiae YDL046w NPC2 probable phosphatidylglycerol/phosphatidylinositol transfer protein): MSLFFSSSTTTHHITLHTMKLSILPLIALATAVVASPAPDANSMKLMNQAKDFGMSVAQGGLKDIAKTLDDEDIPGDSPISLCDAEYEQLLEIKHLSIDPNPPAKGQNLTIEASGYLYEDVEEGAYIEVEVRYGYIRLISQTLDLCEQSEQVDWSCPIKAGDLKLNKQIELPNEIPPGKYVAVARAYTVDDDLITCLLTTVTFPASL; the protein is encoded by the coding sequence ATGAGcctctttttctcctcctccacaacaacacaTCACATCACACTCCACACCATGAAACTGTCCATTCTGCCTTTGATCGCCCTCGCCACGGCCGTGGTCGCCTCGCCCGCGCCCGATGCAAACTCCATGAAGCTCATGAACCAGGCCAAGGACTTCGGCATGTCGGTTGCCCAGGGAGGACTCAAGGACATTGCAAAGACCCTGGACGACGAAGACATCCCCGGAGACTCGCCCATCTCGCTGTGCGACGCCGAATacgagcagctgctggaaatcAAACACCTGTCCATCGACCCCAACCCCCCGGCCAAGGGCCAGAACCTCACCATCGAGGCGTCCGGATACCTCTACGAGGACGTTGAGGAGGGCGCCTACATCGAGGTCGAGGTGCGATACGGCTACATCCGGCTCATCAGCCAGACTCTGGACCTGTGCGAGCAGTCCGAACAGGTCGACTGGTCCTGCCCCATTAAGGCCGGCGacctcaagctcaacaagcaAATTGAGCTGCCCAACGAGATTCCTCCCGGAAAGTACGTTGCCGTCGCCCGAGCCTACACCGTTGATGACGATCTCATCACCTGTCTTCTTACCACTGTTACCTTCCCTGCTTCTTTGTAG
- a CDS encoding uncharacterized protein (Compare to YALI0A04917g, similar to uniprot|P40088 Saccharomyces cerevisiae YER145c FTR1 iron permease that mediates high-affinity iron uptake), translated as MVNYADFFENYFSVQVFFIIFRETIETAIIISVLLAFLNQGLGDNVSQKDLQVYRRLVTQVWLGGIFGLLICLAVGGAFIATFYIYGHDLWGMTENVWEGVFSIVSSIIITIMGAAMLRINKMREKWRHKIAKILVETHEGHGGWGLKYLSRKYALAILPFVTTLREGMEAVVFLGGIGVNQPFSAFPLPVITAIALGAFIGYAMYKYGNAISINYFLIGSTCFLYLVAAGLFSRGVWFLELQQFVNRVGMDVSETGSGPGSYDITKSVWHVNCCNGQTDGGWMIANALFGWTNSATYGSVISYNFYWIFIIVAVYVSLVKEKTGYNPLYPRAWQSKKFTRLPQNDDEDRLFQRASAVYSADMNVEGQGTNKSSQYGTNSMPNSANTAAENRESVDSDAPLLASTS; from the coding sequence atgGTCAACTACGCGGACTTTTTCGAGAATTATTTCTCGGTTCAggtcttcttcatcatcttccGAGAGACCATTGAGACGGCGATTATCATCTCCGTGCTTCTGGCGTTCCTCAACCAGGGTCTGGGCGATAATGTGTCCCAGAAGGACTTGCAAGTGTATCGACGGCTTGTTACCCAGGTATGGCTGGGTGGAATCTTCGGTCTGCTCATCTGTCTGGCCGTGGGAGGTGCGTTCATTGCCACCTTTTACATCTACGGACACGATCTGTGGGGCATGACTGAGAACGTGTGGGAGGGCGTCTTCTCCATTGTCTCGTCCATCATTATCACCATCATGGGAGCCGCCATGCTGCGAATCAACAAGATGCGAGAAAAGTGGCGACACAAGATTGCCAAGATTCTGGTCGAGACCCACGAGGGCCACGGCGGCTGGGGCCTCAAGTACCTGTCTCGAAAGTACGCTCTGGCCATCCTACCGTTTGTGACCACCCTTCGAGAGGGAATGGAGGCCGTGGTTTTCCTCGGCGGTATCGGTGTCAACCAGCCTTTCTCTGCTTTCCCCCTTCCCGTCATCACCGCCATTGCCCTTGGTGCTTTCATTGGTTACgccatgtacaagtatggcaacgccatctccatcaactACTTCCTCATTGGCTCCACGTGCTTCCTGTACCTGGTGGCCGCCGGTCTTTTCTCCCGTGGAGTGTGGTTCCTGGAGCTGCAGCAGTTCGTTAACAGAGTTGGTATGGACGTATCTGAGACCGGCTCTGGACCCGGCTCCTACGACATCACCAAGTCCGTGTGGCACGTCAACTGCTGCAACGGTCAGACCGATGGAGGATGGATGATTGCCAACGCGCTGTTTGGATGGACCAACTCGGCCACCTACGGCTCTGTCATCTCCTACAACTTTTACTGGATCTTCATCATTGTGGCCGTCTACGTGTCTTtggtcaaggagaagactgGCTACAACCCCCTGTACCCTCGAGCGTGGCAGTCCAAGAAGTTTACTCGACTTCCTCagaacgacgacgaggaccGACTCTTCCAGCGAGCCTCGGCTGTTTACTCCGCTGATATGAACGTTGAGGGCCAGGGCACTAACAAGAGCTCCCAGTACGGCACCAACAGCATGCCCAACTCGGCCAACACCGCGGCCGAGAACCGAGAGTCTGTGGACTCTGACGCTCCTCTTCTTGCCAGCACTTCTTAA